GGGGAAACCCAGGAAATGTATCATAAGAGAAGTGCGCTTAAGGAGGGTGATCATCAACGTCAAACTGATGCCGTACAGTATCACACCAAAACACCAGATCACTGCACGGCCTGCTTGGCGTGGCCCCACACTAGTCTATGTGAATTGTGTTCCTGGCATTGTATCACACAGTAGCTCTAGAAGGAGAACTGAGAAAAAGTTGTGACTGAGTTCACTAGCAAACCTTGAGAATACAGTTCCAGGAAGTGGTGAGGAATTATAGTTCATCACTGTATTTAACTCGTTAGACAAATAGTGTGACTACATTTAAGAAGAGTCAAAGTAGATGATTTGCTAGAAAAGCTACGAGAAACATGTTTTTAAACCAGTAGTGAGCTTTTAGAATAAATTAATAGTATAAAAGTCAactatcttttggctattgtgaagatcAATCATCACAAAATTTCATCAGTACTTTTATAAACAGTGCCATGAATTGTAAAACATTTATAATGATACCCACACATTGAATAGtgttgaaaggaaaaaaggaactatataaaaattacaggagttggtatttttcttcttcccactCATGATTGTGTTTGAACCTTTTTCTCAGCTGACTCTTTTGGTGATCCCTTCTTCCCCCGGACTACACAGATACTATTAGAATATCAGCTAGGGAGATGGGTGCCACGTCTTCGTGAACCAAGGGATTTATATGGTGTCTCTTCTTCTGGTCCATTGAGCCCAACACGGTGGCCATACCATTGTGAAGTCATCGATGAAAAAGTCCAGCATATTGGTATGTTTTTAGCAGTTTGGGGGATTCAGACATTAGCAAACTTACTTTGCCAACCTTAATTTTAATGAAGAGACTCACAATGTTAGAAAACAGTACATTCCAACAGAAATATAACATGAGCCacataatgtaattttaaatttgcttgtagccacatttaaaaaggcaaaaagaagaaaatgaaattaactttaaaaatgtattttatttaacccagatATATCCAGAATATTTCACATGCTTTTTGTCCAAAGTCTTCAGAATCTGCTGTGCATCTATCTTTACAGACATTTGAATTGAGATCAGCCACATTTCCAGTGTTCAGTAGCCACATGGGCTTAAATGGAGGCACTTA
This genomic interval from Gorilla gorilla gorilla isolate KB3781 chromosome 6, NHGRI_mGorGor1-v2.1_pri, whole genome shotgun sequence contains the following:
- the AGBL3 gene encoding cytosolic carboxypeptidase 3 isoform X6; amino-acid sequence: MSEDSEKEDYSDRTISDEDESDEDMFMKFVSEDLHRCALLTADSFGDPFFPRTTQILLEYQLGRWVPRLREPRDLYGVSSSGPLSPTRWPYHCEVIDEKVQHIVTVTRE